The nucleotide sequence ATCCACAGTTCTCATAAAAGTCATGTGTTCCTTCTATTCTTGAACTTGTCATTAACATGACCTTATAGCATCCGAAATCCTTTGCAAAATCTACAGCGTTCTGAAGTACTAATTGTCCATAACCTCTTCTTCTATGATCAGCATCGGTGATAACATTCTCAATCAACCCATAAGGTCTAGCTCCCCTGGTTAGATTTCTAATTAACACTAAAACACATGAAGATACAATCTTCCCTTCATGTTCAGCAACAATTATCTTCATCATCTTGTCATTCATTATCTCGTTCCAGTGATCCTGAATATCGTCAACATTCAGATCCGGATCATCTGAATTTAATTGTTTATATAGCAATAGTAGTTCTGGTAATTCATTCTTATTAATGAGTCGGACAAATGCATTGGCCATATATATAACCTCATCATTTGGTTTTATAGGTTTGTCTGTTTTTAAGGTTTAATAATTGTGTTTCCGGCGGTTTCCTATAACGTTTCCGTGTTCACGACGTCCCACCACCCTAAGGACCTTTAGGTCCGGCCGCGATGCGGTTGGGTGGTGCGGATGTGTCCGACTGATCCCACTTCCCCGAAATTGAGATGCCTCTCCGAACTCGCTTCGGACATCCGTCGGACCGAGCAGGCGACAGGCTGCGATGCGTGAATATGGTGTTAGGTGATGTTGGAGCCATCTTGTGTTACATACAAATATTTATTCTGATTGCTCAATTTGAAATAATGGTTATAAAGGTCATGGAGATCTACTTTTTCTGATTCATTTAATTTGATCTCTCTACCTTCCTCTATATAAGAAAGTTTAAATTCTCCCGCTTTAACTTTACGTACACCATCAAAAATACAGAGAAGTCCAAACAAACTAGCATCGATTCCTTCTTTAATGAACTCTCTTAACATGACTTTGTCTTTGTCATCTAATGCATTTAACCAATTTGAAAGTTCGACATGTCTTTTCCGAGGTTTTCTTCCTGGAGGTTTAATAAAAAATGTGTATGTACTTTCAATTGACTCATCTCTGAGTTCTTTAATTATTTCTGAAAATCTTTCAGAATTCATATGTGGCACCTCTTTTCATTGTAATTGCGCCAATTTCACTTAACGTTCTGGTATTCACGAAACTGAAATGCCTCATCGAATCCACTCCTAACTTCGTGCCGGGCCGAGGGCGAATGCCCGATGCGTGAATATGGTGTTATCTGAAGGATACGTCTTCTTAGACTAAGCTACCTAGAGCTAATCAATCTTTGACCAAATTAAATTGAAAGTTAGTGCTTGGTATATTATGAACAATTAGATCGATTTTTGATTTTTTATTTAAGAGTTCATATTGTAAT is from Candidatus Cohnella colombiensis and encodes:
- a CDS encoding GNAT family N-acetyltransferase, with protein sequence MANAFVRLINKNELPELLLLYKQLNSDDPDLNVDDIQDHWNEIMNDKMMKIIVAEHEGKIVSSCVLVLIRNLTRGARPYGLIENVITDADHRRRGYGQLVLQNAVDFAKDFGCYKVMLMTSSRIEGTHDFYENCGFKKGDKTGYIIKMN